Within Desulfolithobacter dissulfuricans, the genomic segment GTCATCATTCCGCCAGATAGAAAGGAGCTTGTCATATGGAGTCAATTCGATCCATATCCGTTGGCCCAGGCAGCCTGACCTATACGGATTTTCCCTGGATCATCGAGCATAACGAGGACCGCTGTGTCCTGTGCGGCAAGTGCGCCGCTGTCTGCCCGATGGAGTCGCTTGAGTTGTCGTATTCGCGCAGCAGGGTGCCGAAACTCGATATTCTCAAGAAAAAACGTCAGTCCGAGTACAAGGTGGTGGTCGGTATCCGCCAGAAGACCGACACCGCCCATCGCTGTGTGGGCTGCGGCATGTGTTCCATGGTCTGCCCCAATGCGGCCATCGGACCGCGGTACAACGACAACGAGCACCGCACGGTGTTCTTTGCCGACAAGAAGGGCGATCCCTACAAGCGCGGCGGCCGGAAGAACCAGCCCGGTCCGACCCTGCTTGACCGGATAGTTTTTGACCGTATCTCCATGTTGACCGATCCGGCCCTGGATGCGGGCCGGCACGAATTCTACATGAATACGGTGCTTGGCCGGGTGCTGCCGCCGGAAGAGTTTCTCCGCCGCAAGCAGAGCGGTGAATGGATTCCGCCCACCCGGGAGATATTTCCCTTTATCATCGGTGGGATGTCCTTTGGTGCACTCTCGCCCAACATGTGGCTCGGGATGCTCCAGGGCGTGGCCTACTGCAACGAGGTTCTGGGAATTCCGGTGGTCATGTCCACCGGTGAGGGTGGCTGCCCTCCCTGGGTTCTGCGGAGCCCCTATCTCAAGTACCTGATTCTGCAGATCGCTTCAGGCTATTTCGGCTGGGACGAGATCATCCGCGCCATTCCGGAAATGGTCTGCGACCCATGCGCCATCGAGATCAAGTACGGTCAGGGGGCCAAGCCCGGCGACGGCGGGTTGCTCATGGGATTCAAGGTCAGCAAACTGATCGCCCGGCTCCGGGGTGTGCCCCAGGGAGTGGACCTGCCGTCTCCGCCTGTGCATCAGACCCTGTATTCCATCGAGGAGTCGGTGGGCAAGATGATCCAGTCGCTTTCCACCCTCTTTGGTTTCCGGGTTCCGGTCTATCCGAAGATCTCGGCTACGACCTCGGCCAAGGCGGTTCTCAATAACCTGGTCCGCAACCCCTTTGCCAGTGGTCTGTGCATCGACGGTCTGGATGCCGGTACCGGGGCAGCCTACAATGTCTCCATGGATGCCATGGGCCATCCCATTGCCTCCAATATCCGTGAATGCTATCTCGAACTCTGCAAGCAGGGCCGTCAGAACGAGATCCCGCTTTTTGCCGCCGGCGGTGTGGGCAAAAACGGCAACATCACCCAGAACGGCATGGCCCTGATCATGCTCGGGGCCTCGGGAATCCACGTGGGCCGCTACATCATGCAGGCTGCGGCCGGCTGTCTTGGTAACGAGAAGAATCGCTGCAATATCTGCAATATCGGCCTCTGTCCCAAGGGTATCACCAGTCAGAACCCCAAGCTGTATCGCCGGCTGGATCCGGATCAGGTGGCCGAGCGGGTGGTGGAGGTCTTCCTCTCCATTCGGACCGAGATGAAGAAGATCATGGCCCCCTTGGGCCGGTCCCAGAGTCTGCCAGTCGGCATGTCGGACGCCCTTGGTATCGCCGATGCCGAGGTGGCGAAGCGGCTGCAGATCAAATACGTTTGTTAAGAGGTTCCGGGCCCCGGCGGGGATCAAGGGATTGGTATCCCGACCCCGGTGACAGGGGCTGGATATAAGAGAACAGGAGTGACGAACCAGTGAGTACACCACAGGTCATCAAGGGCTTTGACGCGCAGGGACGACGGATTCCGTCCAAGGATCTGGACGAGTTGATCCGTGCGGCGCTCAAGTCCGGCAATTATATCAGGATAGAGTCCTATGGACAGCATAACATAGGTTGCCGGCTCCACGGTGACGAACCGATCACCATCGAGGTGACCGGGCCGGTGGGCCAGCGTCTGGGTGCCATGGGGATGCCGGGTACCACAATTATAAGCGAGGGCCCGGCCTCCGATGATGTCGGCTGGCTTAACATCGGTGCCGATATCATCGTCAAGGGAGATGCCACCAACGGCGTCTGTAACGCCATGGCCGCCGGCCGGGTGATGATCGGCGGTTCCATCGGCTCCCGCGGCCTGACCATGACCAAGTGGAATCCTGAATACGACCGGCCGGAACTGTGGGTGCTTGGCTCGGTGGGAGATACCTTTGCTGAATTCAACTGCGGCGGGGTGGCCGTGGTCTGCGGGGTTGAACCGAAGCGGCCCGGAACGGTGCTGGGTTACCGTCCCTGCGTGGGCATGGTGGGTGGCTGGATCTACTATCGGGGCGAAACCGACGGCACCTATGCCCGCAACTCCGCCCGGGAGCAGGAACCCGATGATGTCCAGTGGCAGTGGCTCATGGACCGGATGCCCGAGTTCCTCGATAAGATCGGCCGGCCCGAACTGCTCGAGACCCTGTCCAGGCGCGAGGAGTGGAAGGTCCTCGTGGCCATGACCCCCCAGGAGAAGGCCAAGCTGCTCAAGGGGCCGATGTCCATGGCCGAGTTCCGCCGGGAACACTGGGACAAGACTTTTAAAAACGGTGATCCCCTGGCCGATCTGGCTCCGGATCTGGATCGCAGTCCCATCCCGGTGATCGTCACCGGTGAACTGCGTCGCAAGAAACCGGTCTGGACCAGTCCCGGCGCTCAAGGCAAGCCGTGCCGAGACTGTCATCTCTGTGAAACAGTATGTCCGACAGCGGCTATCAGCCGTCAGGAGTCGGATGAGCGGTTTGGCTATGTGTCCAATGACGACAAATGCATAGCCTGCGGCTTCTGCCGCGATGTGTGTCCGGTTTCCATCTGGCACATGGAGCCCCTGCCATAGGCGGGAGCCTTTCCATAGGGTGATACGAGCAGGGGCGAGGTGATCCACCTCGCCCCTGCTATTTTTTTATGAACCTGAGACGGACCTTGTATTTTCTCCGGTCCAGGTCTTTGGGCAGCACGGTGCCGTTGGGCACCAGCAGCGTCAGTACCCGGCCATTGGCCGGATCCTGGCGGAATTCCTTTCTCCGCTCCTCGTCCTGGGGGCCGCGGACAGACTTTCTTGGCTCCCGCACGTCCAGGATCTCCGCTTCCACTGTGGTCCCGCCTGTGAAACCTGGTTTGTTCGATGGTGGACCGGTTGGCTGGATAGCTCCGATAATGATGTCGACCATGATCATTCCTCCCTGAATGAACCTTTCTGGTTTTTTATCGGTAAAACAACCGGTTTTCAATAGGTTTTTTCAGGGCGCCCGGTGAGAAACAGCCGGCCGCGTCGTTGTTCGGTCCTCCAGCCCTCCAGTTCCAGCAGATACTTTTTCATCGCTATCCCGGCGGCAAAACCGGTCAGGTTCCGGTCGGCGCCAATGACTCGATGGCAGGGGATGACCAGAGGCAGCGGGTTGGCGCCGGCAGCCCGCCCCACGGCCCTGGCCAGGTTCATCTTGCCCAGGGCCCGGGCCACCTGGCCGTAACTCCACACATCCCCCCAGGGTATATTCTGCAGTGCATCCCAGACCTTTTTTTCAAACGCTGTTCCACTGATGGAAAGCGGCAGGGTGAAGTCCCGGCGAACTCCTTTGAAATACTCTGTTATCTGCTGCCGGGCCTGGCTGAGGACAGGGTCTGTGGGAGGCGTGGTCTCCGGGACCAGATCGCGAGGCGATGCTCCAGGTAACCGGATCCGGCACAGGCCCTGCCGGTCGGCAATGATCCGGACAGGGCCGATCGGAGTGAGGAAGGTGTGGTGGACAGACATGGCAACCGCTGCTCCTGGATGTGCGAACTGTGTTGTGGCGCGGAATGCTTTTGGCTCTAATAAAAAAGAATAGCGCCTTGACTTACCTTAGCGCTTTTGAGAGAATTTAGCCATGCAGGCAAGCTGTTTTTAAAGACCAATCATGGAGGTGGGTGTATGCCAAGGAAACTGACGTTTTTTGCAGTGATGGTGTGTTTGTTTTTCGCAACGCTCTGTCAGGCGGGCGAAGTGGTGAAAATCGGGGTACTGGCAAAAAACGGACCGGCAAAGGCCCTGAAGAAGTGGGCGGCGACAGGGGAGTATCTCACCGCCAAGGTCAGCGGCAAGACCTTTGAGATCGTGCCGCTCGATTTTGATAGGGTATTCCCGGCCGTGGCATCCGGCGAGGTGGATTTTTTCCTGGTCAACTCTTCCATGTTTGTCACCGCCAAGGTCAAATTCGGGGCCGAACCCATCCTGACCATGATCAATTCCCGCCAGGGCAGGGCTCTCACCTCCTTTGGCGGCGTTATCTTTACCAATGCCTATAACGACGCGGTAAATACGCTGGGCGATATCAAGGGGAAGAAGTTCATGGCGGTAAAAAAATCTTCATTCGGTGGCTGGCAGATGGCCTACAAGGAGCTCCTGGACGCTGGTATCGATCCCCTCAAGGATTTCGCCTCGGTGGAGTTCGGCAACAAGCATGATAACGTGGTTTTCGCGGTCCAGAACGAAATCGTCGAGGTGGGCACCGTGCGGACCGATACCCTGGAGCGTCTTGCCGCTTCCGGAGCCATTGCCATGGAGGATTTCAAGATCATCGCCAAAAAGAATTATCCGGATTTCCCTTTTGTCTGTTCCACGAAACTTTATCCCGAGTGGCCGCTGGCCAGGACAGCCGGAACCGACGCCGCCCTCACGGCCCAGGTCGTGGCCGCCCTCAAGGAGTTGAAACCCGAGGACAAGGCAGCCAAGGCCGCGAAAATTGTCGGCTGGACCGATCCGCTGGATTATTCAGGGGTGGAAGAGCTGCAGAAAGTTCTTGGCGTGGGAGCCTACGAGAAATAACAGCAGACGCGGGCTGCTCCGGGCAGCAGTTCCACAGATACAACACGGCTCTCGCAGGCCGGTCGGGATCTCTCCCGGCCGGCCTGTTTCATTTCAGGCGCCCTTCAGTTGGGGCCCATGGTGACAAGCAGCCGGATCAGTTCACCTTCCAGCTCGGTCTGGCGGGTGAGCAGGCTGCCCGCCCGTCGTTCCAGTTCCGCCAGCTCTACCGCAGAGCCGCTCTCCTGGATATGGCTGCAGTTGTAGTTGAGGCAGAACATGGGCTTGATCGGCAGGATGCAGCCCCCGGGACCGAGAAAACAGCAGCTTGTTTCATCCCCTGAGAATGTGTGGATCTGGGTGCCGCCCAGGAGATTGATGAGCAGGAGGATGGTGTCGGTGTTGGCCGCCATGTAGGCGCTGCAGCAGCCGCCATCCGGCCGGGCACCGCAATGGGCGCACCGGCTGCCCATGTCCATGGCCGCCATCTGGGAGCGCAGCTCGTCGAGGAGGCGGTCCAGGTCTGCCAGACCCTCCCGGATGCCGGGAACGGCCAGCAGGGTGGATCCATAGGCCCCGTACAAGGTTTGGGCGCGCTGCAGTTTATCGGTCACCGAACCGGAGAAGAACAGGTCCAGGGGCTGGGAGTGGGGCGTAGACATCAGGGATTCCTCTTCTGTTGCATGAATGTTTTCCATACAGGGGCCGCCGCCCGACCACCGGTTTCGCCCCGCCCAAGGGAACTCGACCGGTCATGGCCGAGCCAGACCCCGGCTGTGACGTCTTCGGTGTAGCCGATGAACCAGGCATCCATGTTACGGTCCGAGGTCCCCGTCTTGCCGGCTGCTCCGGGAATGCCCCGGGCCAGGCGTCCGGTTCCCCGGTTGATGACCTCCTGGAGAATGGCAGTCATGGTCCGGGCCGTATCCGGACGGATCACCTTGTGTGGACTGGTCTTTTTCCAGGGCACAGAGTGGCCGAAGCGGTCCTGTATCCTGGTGATGGCAAAGGGCTCATGATAGATCCCCTGGCTGGGGAAAATGGTATAGGCCCCGGTCATTTCCAGCAGCGAGACCGGGGAGGCGCCCAGGGCAAGTGTCAGCTCCGGATGCAGGGTACTGGTTATCCCTGCCCGTCTGGCCAGCTCAACAACCGGCTTTACGCCGATTTTACGCAGCAGCTTGATGGTAACGATGTTGCGTGAATGGATGAGGGCTTCGCGCAGGGTTGTGGGCCCGTGCCAGGTATTGCTGTAGTTCTTCGGCGCCCAGACCGAGCCGTCCCGGTTGCGGATGACAAGGGGGCGTCGTTGAGTTGCAGGTCCGGGGAGATCCCGCGCTCAAAGGCCGCGGCATAGACCAGGGGCTTGAAGACCGAGCCTGGCTGGCGGTTGGCCAGCACCGCCCGGTTGTAGGGGCTTTTATCATAGTCGGTCCCGCCGACCATGGCCAGGATACGGCCGGTCCGGTTATCCAGGGCCACCAGGGCTCCCTGGGGCGGCTGCGGGGTCTGTTCCCGTTGCCAGACCGCTTCGCTGCCGGCGCGGATGGCCCGGACGGCCCGCTCCTGCAGTTCGCTGTCCAGGGTGGTCCAGACCGTCAGCCCGGCCCGGTAGAGCTCCTCGCGGCCATAAAGTTGTTCCAGTCGGGATCGGACATAGTCGGTGAAATACCCGTTCATGGTCCGCCGCGCCTTGGAGGCGGGCTGGAAAGTGATCTTCTCATTAAAGGCCCGGCGTGCCTCTTCGGCACTGATCAGCCCGTCCTCGGCCATTCGGTTGAGGACGTAGCGCTGCCTGGCCCTGGCCCGGGAAAAATGTTTCAGCGGTGAGTAGCGGCTCGGGGCCTGGGGCAGTCCGGCCAGCAGGGCCATCTCGCCAAGGCGCAGTCTGCTGGCTGGTTTGCCGAAATAGGTGCGGCTGGCCGCCTCCACTCCATAGGCCCCTTCACCTAGATAGATTTCGTTGAGGTACAGGGTCAGTATTTCCTGTTTGGAGAGCATCCGGTCCAGCCGATAGGCCAGGATCGCCTCGGTAACCTTGCGGAAATAACTTTTTTCCCGCGAGAGCATGAGCGAGCGGGTGACCTGCTGGGTGATGGTGGAGCCCCCCTGGCTCCGACGACCGGAACGGAGGTTGTTGATAAAGGCGCGGGCAATGGACCAGACGTCGAGCCCGCCATGCTGCCAGTAGCGGCTGTCCTCGGCCGCGACAAAGGCCTGGGGCAGGAGGGGGGGCATCTGGTCCCATGTCAGGACGATACGGTTCTCCCGGTAGATGGCGTCCACCGGTCTGCCGTGGCGATCGAGCAGCGTGGTGGTGACCAGGGGTCGGTAATCATCCACCGTGCGGATATCCGGGATGTCCAGGGAAAGAAACCAGGCCAGGGCAAAGCCCACAAGCAAGGTGACCAGGCCGCAGGTACCCATGAGAAAAAAGATGATGTGGGTATGGTCCCAGACCGGTCGCCGCGCCGGACGTTTGCTTGTTTTTTTTTGTCTTTTCACCAGGTGCTGCAAGAATTAGGGTTGTCAGTGGGAAGATGAAGTCTCATATTGTATATTGGCAAATAACGCAAGCAGTGAATGGAGGGAGAGTTCTCGTCACGCACCGGCATCCTGTCCGGCCCGGATCAGGCCGTCTTCTCGACAGGAAATCGTCTGTCAGCTGCAGTCCTCTCGA encodes:
- a CDS encoding penicillin-binding transpeptidase domain-containing protein, which codes for MREALIHSRNIVTIKLLRKIGVKPVVELARRAGITSTLHPELTLALGASPVSLLEMTGAYTIFPSQGIYHEPFAITRIQDRFGHSVPWKKTSPHKVIRPDTARTMTAILQEVINRGTGRLARGIPGAAGKTGTSDRNMDAWFIGYTEDVTAGVWLGHDRSSSLGRGETGGRAAAPVWKTFMQQKRNP
- a CDS encoding phosphate/phosphite/phosphonate ABC transporter substrate-binding protein, which codes for MPRKLTFFAVMVCLFFATLCQAGEVVKIGVLAKNGPAKALKKWAATGEYLTAKVSGKTFEIVPLDFDRVFPAVASGEVDFFLVNSSMFVTAKVKFGAEPILTMINSRQGRALTSFGGVIFTNAYNDAVNTLGDIKGKKFMAVKKSSFGGWQMAYKELLDAGIDPLKDFASVEFGNKHDNVVFAVQNEIVEVGTVRTDTLERLAASGAIAMEDFKIIAKKNYPDFPFVCSTKLYPEWPLARTAGTDAALTAQVVAALKELKPEDKAAKAAKIVGWTDPLDYSGVEELQKVLGVGAYEK
- a CDS encoding transglycosylase domain-containing protein, whose product is MKRQKKTSKRPARRPVWDHTHIIFFLMGTCGLVTLLVGFALAWFLSLDIPDIRTVDDYRPLVTTTLLDRHGRPVDAIYRENRIVLTWDQMPPLLPQAFVAAEDSRYWQHGGLDVWSIARAFINNLRSGRRSQGGSTITQQVTRSLMLSREKSYFRKVTEAILAYRLDRMLSKQEILTLYLNEIYLGEGAYGVEAASRTYFGKPASRLRLGEMALLAGLPQAPSRYSPLKHFSRARARQRYVLNRMAEDGLISAEEARRAFNEKITFQPASKARRTMNGYFTDYVRSRLEQLYGREELYRAGLTVWTTLDSELQERAVRAIRAGSEAVWQREQTPQPPQGALVALDNRTGRILAMVGGTDYDKSPYNRAVLANRQPGSVFKPLVYAAAFERGISPDLQLNDAPLSSATGTARSGRRRTTAIPGTGPQPCAKPSSIHATSLPSSCCVKSA
- a CDS encoding methylated-DNA--[protein]-cysteine S-methyltransferase; protein product: MSVHHTFLTPIGPVRIIADRQGLCRIRLPGASPRDLVPETTPPTDPVLSQARQQITEYFKGVRRDFTLPLSISGTAFEKKVWDALQNIPWGDVWSYGQVARALGKMNLARAVGRAAGANPLPLVIPCHRVIGADRNLTGFAAGIAMKKYLLELEGWRTEQRRGRLFLTGRPEKTY
- a CDS encoding glutamate synthase-related protein, producing MESIRSISVGPGSLTYTDFPWIIEHNEDRCVLCGKCAAVCPMESLELSYSRSRVPKLDILKKKRQSEYKVVVGIRQKTDTAHRCVGCGMCSMVCPNAAIGPRYNDNEHRTVFFADKKGDPYKRGGRKNQPGPTLLDRIVFDRISMLTDPALDAGRHEFYMNTVLGRVLPPEEFLRRKQSGEWIPPTREIFPFIIGGMSFGALSPNMWLGMLQGVAYCNEVLGIPVVMSTGEGGCPPWVLRSPYLKYLILQIASGYFGWDEIIRAIPEMVCDPCAIEIKYGQGAKPGDGGLLMGFKVSKLIARLRGVPQGVDLPSPPVHQTLYSIEESVGKMIQSLSTLFGFRVPVYPKISATTSAKAVLNNLVRNPFASGLCIDGLDAGTGAAYNVSMDAMGHPIASNIRECYLELCKQGRQNEIPLFAAGGVGKNGNITQNGMALIMLGASGIHVGRYIMQAAAGCLGNEKNRCNICNIGLCPKGITSQNPKLYRRLDPDQVAERVVEVFLSIRTEMKKIMAPLGRSQSLPVGMSDALGIADAEVAKRLQIKYVC
- a CDS encoding 4Fe-4S dicluster domain-containing protein yields the protein MSTPQVIKGFDAQGRRIPSKDLDELIRAALKSGNYIRIESYGQHNIGCRLHGDEPITIEVTGPVGQRLGAMGMPGTTIISEGPASDDVGWLNIGADIIVKGDATNGVCNAMAAGRVMIGGSIGSRGLTMTKWNPEYDRPELWVLGSVGDTFAEFNCGGVAVVCGVEPKRPGTVLGYRPCVGMVGGWIYYRGETDGTYARNSAREQEPDDVQWQWLMDRMPEFLDKIGRPELLETLSRREEWKVLVAMTPQEKAKLLKGPMSMAEFRREHWDKTFKNGDPLADLAPDLDRSPIPVIVTGELRRKKPVWTSPGAQGKPCRDCHLCETVCPTAAISRQESDERFGYVSNDDKCIACGFCRDVCPVSIWHMEPLP